The segment ATTTTTTGATTTTCATATGATTTAAATACTATTTTTATTATATAAATATTGATATTAACTACATCTAGCTTTTACTTTTTATATAGTTTTTCTAACTGCTTAATTTCTTCCCTTAATTCTCTTCCTCTATCATTTAATTTATTATTTTTTTTAATTATTGGAACTATCCACCAAACTTGTAGACCAACAAAGACCAAAATTAAAAGAATTAAATCAGGAGTTCCAGGCGACATTAAGATCGATTTTGGTTAACTTTTTTAATTGATAATAACAATACTTTATTAATTTTAACTATCAAGAATAAACTTGATAATTTTATGCCGCTTCTAAATCAATGCGAAGTTCCCTTCCCTTATAGATTATTGCCTCTTTGAAATTAAGTAGTTTTCTTATTCGTTCCTGCCTTACCTTATCTGTAATGTAAACATCCTCAAGAACCTCTTGTATTGCTAAAGTAACTTTCTGAAGTTGAAACTCTAAATCTTCTCTATAGTTCATTGATTAATGTAATTATTTACTAATTAAAGTTGAAATTTTTAATTAGTAAATGAGTACTTTAACCAATAAAACTCTTGACACCAAGCTAAACAAAACATAAAACTAATAGTATAAATGTACCATTAAATTAATGACGCATAGAGAGGCTAATGTTTGGTCTAATTTTTCGTATGGCAGTCGTACTGATACCCCCAACGGTTGTCTTCTTAATCCCGAGGGGAGCAGATTAATTTTCTTTGAAAGATGCAAAAAATCACCGCAGAACAATATCAAAATCTTTACGCATACATTTTATACCAATCATCTAGGAGAGCCGGCAGGGTTTAAATCTACTAGCAAAATCGTGGTAGAAGAGGCCTGGAAAGAATGGAATGATCTACAAAAACATGGTTGGACAGAAGTATCACACAATTTTGGTTAGCAAGGATAAATCTAAAAAATAGACAACCTAATATTTTTAGAAGAAAATTAATTACCTTAAACCGTCTGGATCACATCAAAACAAAAGCTTTAAAGAGAAAAATTAATGTATTAGCGCAA is part of the Prochlorococcus marinus subsp. pastoris str. CCMP1986 genome and harbors:
- a CDS encoding DUF1651 domain-containing protein, which translates into the protein MTHREANVWSNFSYGSRTDTPNGCLLNPEGSRLIFFERCKKSPQNNIKIFTHTFYTNHLGEPAGFKSTSKIVVEEAWKEWNDLQKHGWTEVSHNFG